The Parus major isolate Abel chromosome 12, Parus_major1.1, whole genome shotgun sequence genome segment ACCCACACAGCCCAAAATCGCCTTCAGCCACCGAgtcctgcagcacctccctctcCCACCTTTTTGTAGGCTTCAGATGAGTTGTCCCCTGTTCACAAGCAATCTGCTTTTAGAAGCCTGATAACAGCAGGTCCCCTTGTCCCACACAGGATCCCAGCCCAGTGGCACCTGCCACCCATTTGGGATggagggctgagcagagccagctgaTGACTCTGGAGCACCCAGGCAGGGCAGCTCACAGTGTGGCAGGCAGGTGATGGTTGGCCAGCAGTGGCCTTCAGGTGGCCCCAACCTCACAGGCAAACAGCCAGAGGAgaactggagctgctggggggagGGCAGGACAGTGCCACCTCTCTGGCAGCACTGACCAAAAGGTGCAGACCAAAGCCTGAATTCTCCCAGCTTAGGGAACAGCAGGGTAGCCAGATCCTTGCACCTACTGACAGACACTGCCTGCTGTCTGTCTTgactgccctgtgctgggatgtgccccTTTGGATGAGTCCTCAGGAGATTTCAGTGCCGGGCTTGAAGCATCGCTCTTGTTCAAACTGCTGAACGATGGTGCTTGTGGGTACCACCCTGCCAAACACTGCTCCCAAACGGagcctttttctgctgtgtacAGCCCCAGCTAGCttctctgagcagagctgggctgcaagGAGCCCGGGGGGGAGAGAGGCAGCGATGACAGCCGTAGCCACAGCAACAGCCACTCTGTCCCCGGGGATGCACcgtgggatggggatggaggtgACAGCCACAGCGCCTCCCCCTGCACGtcccctcctccagcccctcgCCCACTTGTTGGGTCAGCAACAAGTTTTTGCTTGTTTGACCCTTCCCCATCGCCCCCACTCAGTGCCCAGCTCCCAGATCAATAATGCATGCTCCCTGAAACAGATGCCTCTCTCAATACATCAAGTCACCTTGCCCTCCTGACAGGAAACCCGAGCCTCCAGCCATCAATCTTTCATTCCCTGGACATAATCTTCAACTCGATGCGACTGCAAGCGGCTCTTCCCTTTCACTGTCCGGGGCACAGCATGCCTGGGATGCAACAGGGAAACTCAGCCAAAAATCCAGCCACAAACCCAGGCAAAACTTGTCCAAGTTCCAGGGATGCTTGGCCAGACAGAAGTCAAGATGGTGATGAATAAAACATGGTTATATCTGCATTACCCACGcttcccctgcccaggcagctctgcccagctcctggtCTGGACATGCAGGAAAGGATACTACTGCAACAGGcacaaaacagcttttgctgctgctaaaattccttcctttcagTCTATCCCAGTGTAACTCCTTTACACAGTGCCTGCTCAACTTGCTTGCTGCAGAGCTTTTCTGCCAATGGACACAGTTGGCCAGTTTAAGCAGTAAGAGGATTTTATTTCTCaccatggaaaaaataaatatgtccTTGCAGGGAatcttttctgaggaaaaaaactacAGATGTcataagaaaatagaaagaagagAGCGGGGTAGGGGGGAAAAGGGAGTAAGAGGAGAGACAAGCAAAGCTTTTCTCCCAATTTTCTGTGGGGTTAGACTGTATTCCTGCAGGATTTcacacagacagctccaggTTCTCAGTGCAAATCCTGCCCAGAGACTTTCAGCCACCTGTCTGACACTAGACATTTGCTTCTCAACACCTGATTTTCCACGTGTGCCCAGGACCTGTCTTGTCTGCACTTCGCCACCTTGGATTGGAGTTATTTGTCCCTTCCCTTGCTCCAGGGTAGGCAGCACTTGCCCTGCAGGCAGCATCAGCTGGATCCTGGGACAGAGTGGTGCAGCACACATGGTCCATCCTCacctgcagaagctgctggttGCTGTTCCTTCTCTCCACCCAGTAAAGCCACCAGCAGAGCACTGGTCTGTGCATTGGAGGGGGCAGGCACCCAGGGACAGACGCTGGCCACGATCTCACTGCATTTAGCCTCTCAGTGCAcatttttccaaagaatttcCTCTATCCCACCACTTTAGGTGCTTGACTTCAAGGGGTTTGAAGGGCATTTATCTGCTCTTCCACCGGTGCTGCCATTCTGGCCATCCTGGTGTACCCTCCACTTGGATATGAGCCATACGCCCCAGCAGGCATCAGCCTCCAAGGCAGCCCCAGAAGAGAGACTGGGTCTGGCTCCTCAAAAACATCCTTGCAGCAGCCCAGTGCCCTCTGTTCCCCATGAGTAAAAAGGGCCAGGAACCAGCCAgcccttctccttctctttggCTGATGGCACCTTGTGACACATCTCTGGTTAGGGGGTGCCCTCAGCATGCCAAAGTTGCCCCCCAAATTTGTGCATCCAGGTGCCTCCGGAGCCAATGCtgcctcccagcacagccagaggagAGGGGCTAAGGATGTGGTGGATGGGCAGAGAAGgtccttccttcttctctctAGAGAGCCAGGAAGCTGCCTGCTTTCCACAAAGACTTTTGCAGACCCAGTAGCTCCTGGGTCCCAGCTCACTGCTCTTTTTTTACCACCTGACAGCATTCCTGCCCATGTGCACCATGGTTATGCTTCTCCCAAAGCAAACATCCATTCCTACCAGATGTGTTCCCAAAGCAAGATCCAGACTTGGGACAAAGtggcagctcagctgtggaTGGGAACAAAGGTCCTCACCTATCCCCAGATCTTGCCACCTACCCCAGAAAGAGCAGGTACCAAACTCTATTTTTGGgttgaagaaacaaaatgtatttgatttcTCTACTTtctagatgaaaaaaaataccctctAAAAGACTTTTTCTCTCTACCCAGTGGTCTTGAAAGAGATCCCAGAAGCAACTGAAAGCAGATGACCTCCCACCAGCATCAAAGCCCCGGTTCAGCATTGCCTTCCCAAGGTTCTAAGCTCAGGCAGCAAATGCTGTTCCAATCTAATGCTACTCCGAGCAAAACAGAGACTGCAAAAACACTGAATGAACCCTCCCAGCTGTAGCTAAAAAGCAGGTTTCCAGCCCCAGGAAGCCCACAGCAACCTTTGATAGCTTCCAACCgcctccccagcctggcagtcTCCATGGCAGCCTGGTTTTCTTGCCAGCACCTTCAAGAGAACTGCCTGGGATACctaaaaaaaacaataattagCCCCTTGTCCCTGCAGGAAAGGCTCAGGCCTGACTGCAGTCCCTGACCCCCCAGCTCTCACTGCCATTGCTTCCCCTCCATCTGTTTCTCCCCAAAAGCTGGGATGATGTGGGAGTATCgcagcaggaggctgctccGGGGGTTCCCCACTGCCACCTCACCCTGCCTCACACAGATCTAGCACACTGTCAAGCAAAATCCTTCGCCAGCTTGTCTGCAACCTCCTCTAAGCCAGCCACGGAATCTGATCATAATTCCCCTGGGAGCAGATGTCTTCCTGAAAATATGGGAGAAATGGgaatgaaaaaacagaacacaCTGGGTGCACACAAAGATAACAAGGCTCCAGAAACCAGGAAGATGTGAATAATCCTTCATCCTCTGCAAACAACAGACCTCAGTGCCTCAGCAGAGGGGATGAAAGTAGCACTGGGATTGCTGTTCCTCATTCGATATGGAATCTGCTCTTTGCTGAGCAAACAGAATAATTCAACCACTGTGATGGGGTGGGGAAGACTGAAATATCCAAAACCCACCTCAGGAAGGGGTTCACTTAAAGACTGGGCACCCCAGTTGTGCATCACAGGTGTTGGAGAGACAGATTTGAATTCAGAGAGGAAACAGCAGCTTCCCGGAAGAGAGATGGTGCAACAGGGCATGGAGAGATGTCCAAGATGCTGCAACAGCAAGACCACCCAATACAAGCTATTTTCCATAACCACAGGGAGGTTTTTACAccacccccagcacaggaaTCTGCTGCTAGAATCATCAGgtccctgcccaccctgcactgctgcagctccttgggGGAAGTTGAgtcccttcccctttcctgctGACAGGGCACCTCACGTCACGTCCCACGGTGACTCCCAGCACCGGGCACAGTTTGCCAAGCAGTGGGCAACCAAGGTCAGCAAAGGTCAGTGCTCCTAGAGAAACCCAGGCTGGCACATctccctccctggcagctgcagggtgcCAGGAAGGacagcactggcagcacaggagcagccaggcaTGGCCAGTGAGCAACAGGCAGCAGCCTCCGGGACACACAGTGCAACAGGCCCTGCCAGCCCAAACCCCACggacagctctgcagagaggggCCAGCACACCCAGAGCTCAGGTGGGTGCAGGGGTCCATCCTGctgatttttaacttttttaattattgttccAGTTTTACAAAACAAGGAAGACTTAATTAGAGCCTGAACTTCAGGATCTCAGCTTAAGCCAGAGGCAATGAACCTGAACACAAACACCATCAACAACCACCAGCTCTCCTGAGCAAGAAGCAGGAGAAACATCTAAGCATCATTGCTGGCGACTCTCCAGAAGAAACTGGAGGGGAAGGACGTTCTCGACCATGCTGAAGGAACAAGGATGCTCATGCCACGAAGGACCAGCAGGCACaaattcccagcctggcacaaAGGTGCTAACCGGAGAGAGCTGTGAGGCCAATGTCCCAGCTCCCTCCCGGGACACGCTGCGGGATGGATTCACACCCgactgcacagagcagggctccaggggcagctcctCTCACATCCCTGCTCGCATATTGATTCGGTTACATAAATTATGCAGCACCTCTACTCCTGATTAATACTGCTAATTGAGCTGGCAAGGCGGGGGGCAGGAGGGAAATACCGTGAGGACACACAGTCAGTCATGCACCAAGCACACTCAGAAATGCAGAAGCCGTCGTGTCGGGGTGCTGGCTGGGTCCTGTGGGGAGCGGGCGGAGAAATCGGGAAGCAGGAATTCACCCGGGCTCTCCgcagctcctctgggctggggagcagccgAGGCCGAGCATCCCCGTGGGCAAGGGAGCGGTGGCCGGGGCTGCGGCCAGGCAGATGTGCGTGACACATCTGTCCGAGCACGTCGCGGCGGGTGCTGAGCATCAGCCCAGACAAAGGATGCGGAGAGCCCCGCACCCGCCGCACCCCGGGGCCAGACCCCCCTCCCGCACCTCCTCCCGGCACCCAAACGCTCCGAGCCTGACTCAGTGTCCCCCTCCCCCGCAAACCGCAGGAAACCCGCCGGCTCCTTCGGGAAGCTTCATCTTATCGCCCCCATCGCCGCCGCTGTCGCGACACCGCCCGGAGCCcgccgcggcggggccggggatGCGCGGGGCGCGGCCNNNNNNNNNNNNNNNNNNNNNNNNNNNNNNNNNNNNNNNNNNNNNNNNNNNNNNNNNNNNNNNNNNNNNNNNNNNNNNNNNNNNNNNNNNNNNNNNNNNNNNNNNNNNNNNNNNNNNNNNNNNNNNNNNNNNNNNNNNNNNNNNNNNNNNNNNNNNNNNNNNNNNNNNNNNNNNNNNNNNNNNNNNNNNNNNNNNNNNNNNNNNNNNNNNNNNNNNNNNNNNNNNNNNNNNNNNNNNNNNNNNNNNNNNNNNNNNNNNNNNNNNNNNNNNNNNNNNNNNNNNNNNNNNNNNNNNNNNNNNNNNNNNNNNNNNNNNNNNNNNNNNNNNNNNNNNNNNNNNNNNNNNNNNNNNNNNNNNNNNNNNNNNNNNNNNNNNNNNNNNNNNNNNNNNNNNNNNNNNNNNNNNNNNNNNNNNNNNNNNNNNNNNNNNNNNNNNNNNNNNNNNNNNNNNNNNNNNNNNNNNNNNNNNNNNNNNNNNNNNNNNNNNNNNNNNGGCGGCGGCGAGGAGGCCCcgcggggcgggcgggccgTGAGGGGAGCCGGGCCCGAGCGGCCGCTGCCCTGGGGCGCGGGATATGCCGAGTGAGTGGGGCCGGCAGCGGGGCCGCTCCGGGAGGGGCTCCGGGCGGGGTTAGGGGCGCTCCTGGGGTGCTGATACCGGGAAATAGGGCTGGTTTAGGGGGTGTGGAGGATGCGGGACGGGCTTAGGGCACTCCTGGCATGGATCCGGGGCGGTCGCACCCGCCTGCCCTTGCTGCCCCCTCGGCTGCAGCCGCCCCTGCCCGGAGTGGCCGCCCGCAGGTACAGCTCGCCCTCCTGAACCTTCTGCGGGCGAGGAGAGAGCGGgttcctgctcctcaggaggTTTGAGTGGCGGTGAATCCTCCAGCCCCTCTCGGTTCCTGCCGGGGGCGGTGGAGACACCCCTGGCCACCCCTGCCAGCCGCAGGGCCCGTAGCAGGGCTGGGACAAGTGTCCGGGACAGCCCCGAGAGCAGCACCGCTCTTAACAGTGTCTTtgaaaaggaaggggaagacCACATTTTTCTTGGTTTGCTGTTTTAAATGGCAGAGGGGATGGATCAGGCAGAactccagccaggagctgtcccCACGTCCTGGCCAGAACCACATCACGACCCCACGGTGCTGGGATGGCACAGCGTGAAATGCGAGGAGAGCTCACTCCCATCCAGGGACAAACATTACCAaggctggaaggaaaagcaagggTGGTGGTTCTGCAATGCACTGTGTCAACAAGGAAATGGCACGGTGTGGGCTGCTGACGAGGGCTGCCTGAGGCCAGGGTGCAGgtctctgtgtccccagctgggcttttccctgctgcacacCCTGATTTACTATTTCAGTCATCAGCAAAGAGATCCTTGAGTTTGAAAAGGGAGCAAGGAGGATGGGGCTGGAAAGGATGGGCAAGGTGCAGCTGTttgcaggggctgcagagcagaggtgcagTGTGTCTCCACACCTTACCTGGAGTGTTTGCAGGGTTATCAATGCCGAGAAGTCAGAGTTCAATGAGGACCAGGCAGCCTGCTGTCAGATCTCTGTCCGGAGGAGAGAGCCAGGCctggaggaagatgaggaatgGCTGATCCTGTGCTCCACGCAGGTATTGCCCCCAGGCAGGCTGTGctcaccctgctgccagccttTTGCTGCCACCCAAGGGCGCAGGTTCAGGAAACAGGATTGCTCCATCAGTCCTACATGCCCACGTGCTGAAACCCTTCCTTAGATGTGTTCAGGTGACCAGTGTACTCTGTGGAAGGCAAATATGTAGCTCTGCTTGTAAATTTCTGCTTCCATGGCCCATGACTTGCAGCATTTGAGGTCATCCAAGGCCTTGGTGCCCTCAGTTTTCCTGTCTTCCCTGTGCTTTCAAGGGCCAGTGTGTCTTGCCATCACTTGGGCAGCAGCATGAGCTGGGCACACAGGATGCTCTCACCAGGTTCTGCCTCACTTCTTGTGAAATGGCCCCATCTCCCCTAATACAGCACACAAGTGTGTGTGGTGCAAATCCAGGTGCCCAAAGCTCAGATGATGGGTCTGGCAGAGCGGCATGTAGGCATCGCTTAAGTTTGAGCTACACAGGAGACTTACCAGTGGCAGGGAAGGGTAGCTGGGGTGGAAAAGTCAGGCAAAACACATACAGAGATATCCTGGCTATGAGCCTGCCATCTGTACAACCTCTTCAGCCCCTGTCTTGTCCCACTTCCCTACTGCAGTTTCTGACTGGTCACTACTGGGCGCTGTTTGATGGCCACGGTGGCCCAGACGCTGCCATCATTGCCTCCAACTATTTGCACTACTGCATCAAGCAGAAGCTGGAGGAGATTGTGGGAGGCATCACCGAGGCCCAGCCTCCCATGCACCTCAGCGGACGCTGTGTTTGTGACAGTGACCCCCAGTTTGTGGAGGAGAAGCACATCCACGCAGCAGACTTGGTGGTGGGAGCCCTGGAGAATGCCTTCCAGGAATGTGTGAGTACCCCATGCAGGGCACCAGTCCTGCTGGCCCAGGCAGCCACAGTCTGTCCTCCCCTGAGATCAGGCTGGGTCAGACCCCAAGGCCTGCCTCAGAGTTGTATGttggcagtgctgagccagAGCACAGCTACAGTGGCCCTGTACAATTCAGTAGAGCACGAGAGTGATTGTTAACACACTCATACAGCACGTACAGGTCTGAGCTCTCCCCATCATCCTCCTAAAGCATCCATActccaggaacagcagctgtgTAGGCTGTACAGAAGCAACATTGTGTGTTTGCTGGTTTCCTTTGGCCCACCCACAGTCAGTTTTGGTTCTGGATTGCTGTTGGGAGGGATGAGACAGTGTGTAGAAGCAGCAGCCCAGATCACACCAGTCTCCAAAATTGTTGAAACCAACAGGATGAAGTCATTGGCCAGGAGATGGAAGCTACGAACCAGACAGGAGGTTGcactgctctggctgcccttTATTTCCAGGGAAAGCTGTATGTGGCCaatgctggggacagcaggtgaGTCATAATAAAAGGGAGAAGTTGCTGGGGATGAGAGCTGAGAGTTAAGCAAGTTTTCCAGCATCTTACTGTCCTGGTTTCTGCTGGGACAGAGTTTTAGAGAACACTGTTGAAAACCTAATGATGTTTAAGTTGtgtgagcactgctcagcaacagtCAGGGACTTTTCAAGTTCTCACCCCACCAGCAAGGAAGTTTGGgggcacaagaagctgggaggggacacagatAGGACAGCTGACCCTAAATGACCCAAGGGATGTTGCAGACCACATGGCACCATGCCGAGTGTGTGAACTGAGGGGAAAGGTGGCCTGGGGCCACTGCTGGGGAAGTGGTTGGGCATCAATCAGCAGGTGGTGAGAACTGCACTGTGCATCAGTTGTTTTCtatattctaattattttctcattgtgATTTTCCCTCCGTTTCTGTCCTAATAAACTTTCTTTCTCTCAACCCACAgattttactttcctttttcccaatTATCTGTCCCATCTCACTGGGTGGGGGGGAGTGAGGGAGTGGCTGTGTGGTATTTAGCTGCCAGGTTAAACCACCACTCATTAAATCCCGCAGTGCAGCCCAGCCATCCCCCCTACTGCCTGGCATGGGACCTGTTGGAAGAAAGGTGCTCTCATGCCTTCTGGAACAGTTTGGGGATTTCAAGGGACTAAAGCTGCCCAGACACAGCATTGGGGTGGTAATGCAGCAGTACACTCAGCCTGGCAGGTGTTTAAAAGTGAAGGGTGATTTCCCTCACTTGGCTGTGGCCCCCCATTCCTCTAACAGTGAGCTTGACCACTGTCAAACCAGGCAAGCACAGTTCTCTGCTGCAAGACTGCAATTGCAATGGAGTTATCTGACATGCAGTGGcattttttaacagttttggGTGCACAGCTATTCTCTGGCCCAGCTGAGCTTTGCCTCTTCCCCCTTGTAGGGCAATTCTTGTCCTGAAGGACAACATTGTGCCCATGAGCAGCGAGTTCACCCCCGAGTCAGAGAGGCAGCGAATCCAGCACTTGGTGAGTGACTCCTTCCACACATCAGACAATCCAGCTGCAAGCATCCCACTGGGCCAGAGAGGGCTTGTGGCAAGAGGACCCCCAGCTTTCCTTGAAGGCCACTGTGTGGTCAtgtcagctggcagcagccacgGAGGATGAGGTAGAAATTCAGCCACCAGTCTTTAGTATGAGAGATGTTCATGTCCTTATTGGAACATTCTTTCCCAAATCTCCATTCTGCTGCTGGGAGTACCAGTCCTGAGGCAGAAGCAAGTCTGGTGCCCTACTTGACTGGAGCAGAACCTGTCCATGTTCATCCCTCTGTTCCCTCCTACAGGCTTTCCTTTTCCCCAAGCTTCTGGATGGTGAATTCACCCGCTTTGAGTTTCCACGGAGGTTGAAGGGAGATGATGTGGGCCAGAAAGTCCTGTACCGGGATTACTTCATGGAGGGCTGGTGAGTCTCTTCTGCCTGAGGGcaaggctgcagcacagggcagctttACCTGCTCACACCAACAGGAAATGAAGGGAGAAGGGGCACATCCTGCTagtcagagcagcagcacaatggTAGGGAAGGATGCTGTGAGCAGCTCCCTCCAAAGGACCAGGGCCCTGGCAGGGTGGTTAGAAAATGGTCAGGATGGTCCTTGCGGCATCCACCGCAGTGGGGCTGGTGCAGGTACAAGCTGGGGAGGAAGGACAGAGTGAGGATCACCTTGTCCCATCCTCCATGAGCTCAGTGAACCACAAGGGTTCAGTCAGTCAGAGTGCTCTGGCTGGGTTGTACTATCAAGTCAGACAAATCCCAAACCAACAGTAAATTCTCTGTTCCAGGGGGTACAAGACGGTGGAGAAAGCTGATCTCAAGTATCCTCTTATCCATGGTCACGGGAAACAGGTAGCTTAATGCTTTACACACTGGGAAGGCACAGGCACACTTCTGGGGTCCTCAGTGTCCCTGTCACTCATGTCACACTCCAGGGCACTACAGCACACCTGGAGCTCTGGTgttctccagcacagcacagtccCACAGCCCAGATACAGCAGCTTCCTTTGCTGCCTGGCTGGTGTAACCCAGAGCACCCTCCTCCAGAGTacagcagagcagacagcagcCCTGAGGGAACCTGCCCGTTTCTCATCTCCCCTTGCTCACAAGAACTTGATTCAGATGAGAACTTCATCAGCTCCCACTTGGGACTGTCTCCTTTAGCTCTAGTGCCTTTCCCACAAGCTGTCCTCAAGGAAAGGCTGACAAATGAgcctggagagggaaggaggagggagggagaagcagTGATTGCAGCCATCCAGCATCAGCCTGCTGGGGTTGAGCAGAAAGTCCCCTCACCTCCCCCAGCACTACAACCACATGCCACCCTGTTTACCGAGTCAGTGCAGAACCTCCTTTGCCAGGACATATGGACacccccaaaccaacccaaatgTCTTTCTTGCCACCTTAAGCCAAGAGCAGATGCTACCACGGGCTCCTGATGTCTGCAGAATTACCCAGAGTGCATGTACTAACTCCAGAGCCGTTCACAGTCAGGCTGTTTCCACACTCCCATCAGGCTGTTGCTCCTGATCATTCCTCCACCTCCAAAGtctccagaggctgctctgggtgATGCTTGGAGAAAGGTCCTAAAGCAACAAGTCAGTCAGGACATCAGCCTTTAAAGGCACCACACCCCAATGTTTCAAtcctgttttgctttatttgggGCCAGGCTCGCTTGCTGGGGACTCTGGCTGTCTCTCGAGGCCTGGGGGATCATCAACTCAAGGTCATCGACACCAACATTGAAGTCAAACCCTTCCTCTCCTGCATTCCTAAGGTCAGTCACAGGAGGTGGGAATTAAACAAGCAGCTCCTCTGTAGCAGAGGAGAGACTTGGCAGGTCTTAGCATTTCTCCAAGCACCATGGTCCCAGTGTGTCATCTCTCAAGGGAAGTCTCATCTGCCTGAGCCCTCTGTTACATTGCAGGAATTTTCAGATTTACTCCTCTGCTTTTCAGGTGAGTGTATTTGACTTTGCTCTGCACGACATTAAGGAAGATGATGTCCTCATCATGGCAACTGATGGCctttgggatgtcctgtgcaaCGACGAGGTGGCCCATGTGGTCAGGAGCTTCCTTGCAGAAAACAGGACAGATCCTCAAAGGTAATACCAGCTTtacctttgttttcccttccaaaGAACCTGGTCAGACCTAAAGCAGGCTGTGATCCCACTGCTTCCAGGTCAGCTCTGGCATGACCActcttttctgtgattttgtaaaTGGCCTGCTGATCTGTCCTCATCCTAAAGTAACAGTTATAAACCTGATGTCTTAAACAACCTTGTTACTTTGACAACATAAAGCCACATCTCAACATCGTACTTAAGGGGAATAGTTGTTGTATTAGCCCAaccttgcatttttttatccACAGGTTTTCAGAACTGGCCAAGTGCTTGGTATGCAGAGCAAGGGGAAAGAAGACAGGCCACCAGTGGATGCTGGATGACAACCACGAGGCATCATATGATGACATCTCTCTATTTGTCATCCCTCTATACAACAGGGAAGAGGACTGACTGTCAGGATGACACACAGCATCCCTGTGTTCCCTTACTGAGGTGCCGTTCAGCATCAGCCTCAGACTAAGGATTTCTACTGCACACGTGTTCACTCTCTTCCAGCAAAAACATTTGCAGTGGAACCTGAAATGCACAGCCAGCACTTGGCACAGGATGAACAAGATTAGCTCCTTAACAACATGCAGGAGAAGCACAGTGGGCAACAAATCACTCCCCTTTCTCATTGTTGGACCAAGGAGAACCTGCAAAAGGGCCAAAGGGCACTTTTTCTTTGCGGTACAGTGACACTCAAATCCATATTTCTACTGATCCCTCTCCCTTTTAAATATTGAACAATAAGTATCAATTGAGATCCAGCCAGTCTGAAGAGCTGGCTTTTAATCAGACTTGAACTAAGCTGAACTGGATGCATAAGCTAAAGCATCTCTCGTATCCGTTTGCTGTAACCTGAGATGTGCTGAAAACCCGGGAGCTGCTGCCAagcacagctgtgcctgtggcatTGGAATGCTGGAGCAGTAGCCCAGACCTCTTAAGACATTTGCCATTTGTAGGCAGCACCACCTCAAACCCAGAAGATGTAGCCAGGTGAAGCTTCACCCTGGTGTACAGAAGCGTCCTGTGCAATGATACGTGCCTTACTGTTATTTAACAACACTGAAGTGTATTAATAACACTGTGTACAGATTTCTAACAAATCTTAATCCACACTTGCTGACGCTTTCTCTATTCAGGTCATTTCTGACAGCAAAGCAGGTTTTGTAGCAGCAGCACTGATGAGAACCAAGGTGTTTCAGTGCATCAGCTGATTCAGTAGAAGAGCTCCAAGTAACATAAAACTGGTTTGTTGCAATTTGTCTGCAGTGCTGAATCTCAAGCACTTACTCCAGCAGAAAGATGGTGCAGTAGACATGCCAGAGTTGTCTTAAACTCTGAGGATCTGTTTCCCAACCTGTTTATTAGCCAAGCAAATTCAGGTCTGGACAAGCTTCCCATCTCCCCGAGTCCCCACTTTggttttcattattcattacACAGATTCCAGGATTCCAGAGAAGCAGCCAAACCCCAGTGTGTGTTTAAGTTCCGCAAGGATGGAAGTCCAAATAAAagtacttctgtttttttcccatgcatCTTACTGTGGTGTTATTCGTGAGGGAATAACTGGGGATTTTACACAGACCTGGGCTGGAGGAAACCAGCCTCTGAAAAATCACTGgggaatttttgcttttaatgtaTCTTCGCTTGTcatcagaataaaaaacatttctctccaGCTTCACTTTCCCCCCAATCCTCTTGAGTTTGACCTGAAAACAATGCACATGAGGATTCACCCATGGTGATACTGCTACTGTCCCTTCAGTAGCTGTAACACATTTATATGCATTAACTGTAATGATCCAAGATTCCTGTTACTCAAATGCAGTGAGTTATTTTCTCACCTTCTTGCTGAGAAAGAGCTCGGCTCCTCCATCCAGACCACAGGGTGCTGTGAACACTTCACCTAGGGTACGATAGCTCCATAAAGTAGCTGTCACAAGGCTTCTCTATCGTGATACTATCAGAGGCAAAAATAACCCTCTTAAAATGGGCAATTTATGGAGGGGTAACTGCAAAGAATCACCATTTCCACTACAGAATTTCTGACTCTCCAAAATAAagggagatttaaaaaaatggatgaGTTCAACATTCCCCCTCTAAGAAACCAGCAAGTTGTATCACACTGGACAAATGGAGAATTTACAGCACTCAAGTGGTCTctctacaaaatatttattgg includes the following:
- the PPM1M gene encoding protein phosphatase 1M, whose product is MGLERMGKVQLFAGAAEQRCSVSPHLTWSVCRVINAEKSEFNEDQAACCQISVRRREPGLEEDEEWLILCSTQFLTGHYWALFDGHGGPDAAIIASNYLHYCIKQKLEEIVGGITEAQPPMHLSGRCVCDSDPQFVEEKHIHAADLVVGALENAFQECDEVIGQEMEATNQTGGCTALAALYFQGKLYVANAGDSRAILVLKDNIVPMSSEFTPESERQRIQHLAFLFPKLLDGEFTRFEFPRRLKGDDVGQKVLYRDYFMEGWGYKTVEKADLKYPLIHGHGKQARLLGTLAVSRGLGDHQLKVIDTNIEVKPFLSCIPKVSVFDFALHDIKEDDVLIMATDGLWDVLCNDEVAHVVRSFLAENRTDPQRFSELAKCLVCRARGKKTGHQWMLDDNHEASYDDISLFVIPLYNREED